The segment CTTGCAGCAATTCTGGCACAATCGACCGCATCATTACCAAGTTGGCTGGCGACATGAAGGGAATCGAGAATTTTAGAAGATTACGGGCAATCCAATAGGTAAAGCGACTAACGCGGTAGAGAACCACCTGCGGAACCTTTAAAAGGGCAAGTTCCAGATTTACAGTCCCCGACTTAGCGATCGCTAAATCGGCAGCCGCCAGAACTTCCTGACTTTTACCAGCAACCAGAGTCGCATTTAAACCATAACGCCCAATCGCCGCTTCAATTTGCAGCCGATAAGCTTCTAGAGACAAAGGAATCCAGAAATGAACTTGAGGCAGTTTGTTTTGGATCGCTTTCGCCGCCTCAAACATCACCGGCATCAGATACTTGAGTTCTTGAGGACGGGAGGCAGGAAGAAGCGCGATCGCAATTTGTTCTGACTCTATCTCTAAGATTCTTCGCGCCGCTTCTCGGCTGGGAGCCTTTTGCATCCGATCCACCAAGGGATGCCCCACCCAAGCAGCCGATGCCCCCCGTTTTTGGAAATATTGCGCTTCCTCTGGGAAAATTGCCAACACTTGGTCGCTAATCTCGATGATTCGAGTCGTGTCGCGCTTGAAGGGCGACCAAACCCATACCTGCGGCGTGATGTAATACGCGACTGGCACCTGCGGCATCTGTTTCTGGATATAGGTGCCCACGCCAATATTTGGCCCCAAGTAATCAATTAGCACCACCAGATCGGGTGGGTTCTCTCGGAGGTACTGTTTAGCACGACGCTGGACTTGTAAGGTCGGTAACACATAAGGGAGAGATTCAAAAAGCCCCACCGAACCAATCCCGCTAGTATTGCTCAAGAGAGTAGCGCCAGCCGCCGCCATGCGCTCGCCCCCCAAGGCAACGATCTCTAATTCCAAGCCAGTTGCCTGTGCTTGTCGATAAAGTGCCTCAATCAGTAGCGCCCCTTGCAGATCCCCTGAAACTTCACCAGTGCTGATAAATATACGCATTAATTTGGTAATCAGTAATGGGTAATCGAGTTTTGAGTTTTGAGTTGAGTTTTGAATGAAACAAATTACTTTGAACTCAAAACTCAGACGCGGTTTAGGGCGTCTCTACAACTTGTTTCCCAATTACTCTTCATCCTTATTCTTCGTTCTTTTCCCTGGAATCGGACCGCGTCGCCCTGGCGCTTGAGAAAGTTGCAGGAACCGGCGCAGGTGTTGCAAGTATTCGTTATCTGGGAGCAGATCCAGTTGTTCTAGGGATTGATTCAGGGGTAATCCAGAACGATAGAGAATCCGAAAAGCTTTTTTGAGAATTCCCAACTCAGCGGCAGATAAACCAGCGCGTTTGAGTCCTACCAAGTTGAGACTGCGTACCCGCGATGGATTTCCCTCTACGAGCAGATAAGGAGGCACATCGCGGTCAATGCGACTCATCCCACCCACCATCGCGCCTCGCCCGATGTGGACAAATTGATGAATCCCTAGGACGCCACCAATCACCGCCCGCGAATCAATCTGGACGTGCCCAGCGAGCGACACCGCATTGGAAATAATCACTTTATCTGCGATCGCGCAATTATGAGCAACGTGGACATAAGCCATCAACAAATTGCCATTGCCGATTACCGTCGCTTCACCCTCGCCAGTTGCCCGGTTAATTGTGACATACTCTCGAATTCGATTGCCATCACCAATTTTTACCCAGGTTTTAGCCCCGTCATACTTGAGGTCTTGGGGTTCTAAGCCAATCGCTGCCCCCGGAAAAATGTGATTTTGGGTGCCAATTTCCGTTGGTCCCTCGATTACAACATGAGCACCAATTGTGGTTTCAGCACCAATTTTTACTTGTTCTCCAATCACCGCATAAGGCCCAACTTCCACGCTGGGGTGTAGTTGAGCGTCAGGGTGAATTATCGCGGTGGGATGAATCATATACAGGACTGTTAGCGCTCTTCGGCGCGATCGCGCGGACTGTTAGCGAAGCATGGACTAAGCAAACAAAAGTGACAAGTCAGAACTGAGGAATGAGGAAAAAGTTCAGCGTTAGAAGTTACAAGTCAGAATTTAACCATCAGCTTCTTCAACTAATGTGCCATCAAAATTCTTTTCTCAAACCTGTTTTTTAGCCTGCGAATAGAGTAGCGCTAAGCAAACACTCCTCAGTCCTCATGACTGTTTTAGTCAACGATGGAAAACATCAGTTCGCCTTCTGTAGCCAATTGACCATCGACTTCGGCACGGGCGTGCATCTTTCCAAAACGACGCCGTTTGACACACAGCAGTTCCACGCTCATGATTAGCTGATCCCCCGGTACTACGGGGCGACGGAAGCGGACTTTATCAATGCCAGCAAACATAAATAAGCCGCTTTCAATATCTGGGAGTTGGGTCAATACGATCCCGCCCACTTGAGCCATTGCTTCCACAATTAATACCCCAGGCATAATCGGACGACCGGGGAAATGCCCTTGAAAATGGGGTTCGTTAAAGGTGACATTTTTGATGCCCACAGCCCTTTCTCCGGGCACGTACTCGATAATCCGATCCACCAATGCAAAAGGATACCGATGGGGCAGCAATTTTTGAATGTCTTCGATCGTCAGGATGGTTTTGGCAGCAGACTGGCTGTTTTGTGCTGTTTCTTCCCCGACATTCTTGGCTTGGGGCGTCGCAGTCTCAGCATCGGGTGTATTGACTTCAATCAGTGTGGACATGGGCTGTATGACAGGGATTAGAGGCTAGGGGCTAGAGTTGCGATCGCGCAGCCACTTTACACAGGCTCACTCAGGGCGACTCGCAACTTTTTGGAGTAACTGCTGGGTGAGTTGGATATGCAGGTGATGGCTGGCTTTGTAGGCGAGGATATGAGCTTGCGGGAAATATCCCAGTAAACTTAAATCCCCTACTAAATCTAAAAGTTTATGACGCACTGGCTCATTTGAAAATCTTAAGGGAGGATTAAGCCATTCTTGTGAATCGCAAACCAGGGCGTTTTCTAAACTTCCGCCTTTTATTAAACCTGCGGCTTGTAACTGCTCAATTTGGTGCGCCAGACCAAACGTGCGGGCGGGTGCGATCGCGTCTGCAAAATTTTCTTGCCTCGGCGTCCAGCTGTGCCACTGATTGCCAATCGCTACTGAGTCGAAGTCAATTCCGTAGGAAAAGCGCAATTCTGGCGCTGGTAGGGCGGCGACAAAAGCATCGCCTTGATAGACCCAGACGGGCTTTTCTATCTTAAAAGTTGAATCGGGAATTAATTCATCGTTCTCGACCACGCCCGCTTGCGCGATCGCTTCCGCCCAAATCAGGGCTGAGCCATCCAGCAGGGGCACTTCCGGGCCATCAATCTCAATTCGAGCGTTATCGACACCGCTGCCTGCTAAAGCGGCTAGCAGGTGTTCCACAGTCCGGACTCGCGCTTCTCTACTGCTGGCAAGTTCGGTGGAGAGAGTCGTCTGACTGACTGCCTCCACCCGCGCTGGAATCACGGGTGCCCCAGTCAGGTCAACTCTCACAAAGTAACGTCCCTCTCCAGCCGCCGCGGGTAGCACTCGGACATGGGTAGGGACGCCGCTATGTAGACCGACGCCAGATTGTTCAAAAGAGCCTTTTAGCGTGTGTTGTTTCATAATTAAAAATTAAAAATTAAAAACTAAAAATTGAAGAAATTCTCCTAATTTTTAATTTTTAATTTTACATTTTTAATTTTTAGAATCTCTCCCCAATTCCAAAGTGGAGGCGGCTGTCCCCTTCGTTATTAAAACCATAGTCGATGCGAATCGGGCCGAGGGGAGATTGCACGCGGACGCCAAGACCATAACCAAAGCCGCTTCCGGGCTTACCCCGCACCCCAGCCGGATCTCCGGGTACGGTGCTACCAGTCCCGAAATCGGTTGCGGCATCGACAAACAAAGCACCGCCCACAATCGAGAAAATCGGGAAGCGATACTCTGCGGTCGCTTGGATAAAGCTGCGACCGCTGCCGACATCTCCTTCCTCAAAACCCCGCACCGAGTTACTACCGCCTAGAGAGAAAGCTTCATAGGGAGGTAAATCGCCGAGGACGGTTCCGGCTTGAACGTTGAAGGCGAGCGCTTGTGGCCCTGGGGAGAAGTTCGTATATCTGACAGGAAGATAGTAGCTATAGCTACCGCGCAGACGGTTAAACAGAATCCCTCCCACACCTACGGGGAGAGACTGTTCAACGCCTAGGCGCAGTAGAGATCCAGAGGTCGGAATTACGGCGCTGTTCCGGCGATCGCGCACAACCCCAAATTGCAGGGTCAACAAGTCGTCTTTCCCTTCCCCACTAAAGCTCAAGTCGTTGCCTAGCTCATCCTTCGGGCTAATGTCGCCGTCGGAATTTCGGATCGAAACCCGTTGATACTGCAAGCCCAGACTCGCTCTCCATTCCGGATCTGCAAAAACATCTCGGGAAAGCGGACGGGTGAAGGTGACGCCACCCCCCAATCGCAGGACGCGGGGTCTGTCTCCATCGGGCAATTCCACCTCTGTGTCACCGCCATCAAAAATCAGCGAAATGGATCGGCGTCTGAACCCATTGACGGTGTAGGAAGTCCGGTAAGGATCGCCAGCAATCCAGGGATCTGTAAAGTTGACATCAAATAGCAGTTCTCGCTGACCGACCTGCAACTCTGCCCCCAGCTTCTGGTTATTGCCCCCCAGATTTTGCTCTTGATAGCTAATGGTGCCGAATAATCCACTGGCGGAACTAATCCCAGCACCCGCCGCCACCGAGCCGGTGTTCTTCTCAATCACGTCCACGACCACCACTACTTTGCGCGGATCTTGCCCCGGTCTGAATGAGAGTCGCACATCTTCAAAGATGCCTAAGCGAAAGACTCGGCGCAGATCCCTTTCGGCTTTCGTCCGGTTAAAGACTTCTCCAGAATTCAGTTCAATTTCTCGGGTGATGATGAAATCGCGGGTGCGACCCCGGATGGGTTGACCTTCATCATTTGCGGGTTGTCCGTCTTTGTCGAGAAAGCGGACTTCGATATCCTCAATCAGTCCTTCTGCTACCTCTAGACGTACCGTGCCATCCTCAGCAATCTGGGGTGCAGCAACCACCTGTGCCAAGTCATAGCCGTTTTCTTTGTACCACTGGTTTATTTTTTTAATGCCTTCTTGCAGTTCGCGGATGTTGAGGGTGCGACCATACTGAGGCGCGAAGGCGTCATCGATTACCTTTTGGGGGAGTGCCCGCTGATTTTGGTCGGCAGGGACGGGGACAACGACCACCTGACGTAAAACTGGGTTAGGTTCTACTACAAAGACGACACGGACACCCAGCGGGGTATCCTGTGGCTCTACTCTGGCGTTGCTGAAAAAACCTGTGGCGTAGATGGCATTCACATCTTCCTGTAACTGGCTCCGGGTCGCCGTTTGTCCGGGTCGGGTGCGAATTGCCTCATAAACTTCGTTTTCGAGATCCCCTTCTACGCCAGTAACAACGACTTCACCCACTAGCACTCTGGCTTCTGGCTGGTCAGTAGGCGCAGGTTGTACCGTTTCAGGCGTTGTTGCAGGTTGTCCACCTTCAGGGGTTGGTACAGGTTGTTCCCGTGGCTCTGGCAACTCAAGATTCGGCTCACCAGTCGTCCCTGGCGTGAGATCGAATTCAATGGTATCCGGCGTTTCTTGTTGCGGTGTTGATTCTTCGCCGGTGCGCGGAACCACTGGCTCTGTTTCCGGCGTGGGAGAGGATGGGGATTGGGTTGTGGGAGTTTGGCTGAGTACGGATGAGGGGGATTTTGCCCCTACAGGCTCTTTTGTTGTTGGAACGCTCATGGTGTTAACCACCACGTTATTGGCGGGTGGCGGTTCCCGACGACTGCTACTGGCGACCTCTACGCGCTCCGGTTTAACTGGGACGTTAACTGGGACGTTAACTGGGGCGGGTGCGGTGGTGGAGCGTGTAACAATCTCCGTGAGGCTGGACGACGGTCTAAGCGCCCTCCCAGGCGGTGTCGTCTCTGGGGCACTCACAGCATTGACGACTACGTTATTGGTTGGTTGAGATTCTGGGCGATCGCGTCCTGGGTCAGCCTGGGTATGCTCAACATAATCGCCATACGCAGCCATTTTCTCGGAGGTGTCCGGCGAAGAATTTGTCGTTTGCCCTCTGGCAGGAAATGCTACACAGCAGGCAGATGAGGCAGCCAAAATTGTCAATAAAAAGGGAGATAAGCGCATTTTTTTACTTGTTTTCGACACTTCCACACACCTTGAAAATAAAGACAAAAGTAGAAAAGCAAAAGCAAAGAATCTTTTTTGCTTTTACTTTTTACGGGTTACTTGTTCGAGAACTCTTTGTAGCACTTGCTGGTACGCGTCTTCCACCTGCCCTAAATCCCGACGGAACCGATCTTTATCCAGCACCCGTCGGTCGGGATCAACTTCAGACTCATCCCAAAGACGGCAGGTATCGGGGCTGATTTCGTCTCCCAGTCGCATCTCGCCATGCCGGTTAATGCCAAACTCCAACTTGAAATCCACTAGGGTAATCCGGCATTGGTGAAAAAAGTCTCTGAGGATTTCGTTAATCCGCAAAGCGTTACTCCGTAATTGGTCAAGCTGTTCTGGTGTCGCTAATTTCAATAACATCAAGCGATCGCGTGTTAACAAGGGATCTCCCAGATCGTCATTTTTAAAATAAAATTCCACCAGCGGCTCAGGCAGGACGGTGCCTACCGGCAACCCTGTTTGTTGACACAGACTTCCCGCAGCAATGTTCCTGACTACCACTTCTATTGGCAGAATCTTTAACGCCTGGACGCGCATTTGGTTTGGTGCCGGACAGTCGATGAAGTGAGTCGGGATGCCCGATGCTTCCAAAACCTGGAACAAATAAGCGGCAATGGTGCAGTTAATTTCACCTTTGCCGACAATCTGACCCCGCTTTTTGGCATTAAAGGCGGTGGCGTCGTCTTTGAAGTGAGTCAGTAGAATGTCCGGATCGTCGGTGGTATAGAGAATCTTGGCTTTGCCTTCGTAAAGGCTGGTTGATTGGGCGGACATGGAAAGTCTTTTTTTGGATGAATGGATCGTCGGCGGCAGCACAGAAGATTTTAATGCCTTAGGAGCCGAATGGCGTCAACATCTGGGCATCTGCGAGTAACTGGCATACTCTTTGGTTAAGAGATGGTTAATTTTAAGTTAATTTGTAATTAAAATGAGCGCAGCCCTTTGTGCAAAGATCACAATAGTAGCTAGTTGCCAGGTCAAGACTCGAACAAAACACCCGGTAAACCCTGATGCCAACAGTAGGCGATCGCAAGCAATGTCTACCGACTCTTAGGTGGATCGGGCAATGGTTGGAATGCCTCCCTTGTGTCTCTTGCTAGCTTCTTCAGCTTGGGCAAAAAACCGGGTTAACGATAGGTTCGATTCTCACACCAGCAGGTTGGGTAGTTTATCCCAAGGAGGTAATCTATGGCAGACCGCTCTGATTTTCTCTATCCTCGTAGTCGTTACTACGGTCAAGTCAAGCCAGAAAATCTAGTTTTTAACGCCAATTTGCAGGAATTTGCTCAACGGGTAAACTTCATCTGCAACCTAGAAACTGGGGGGAAAATTTCATCCTCCGAAGCCTACGAACAAATTAAGAGTCTCTGGAAACAGTTGAAAAAAACTAAAAAGCAACTCGCTATCGGTGAGAACCCTTTCCAGATTGGAGAGGATAAACCAGAAGGATGAGGTGCAAAAGGGGCAGCTTCTAAAATCTGCACCAATTCGCGATTAGTCATTAACCTCATTTGGTGGTCATCGTGTGGACTCCATCCCAGGCGTCTGAAGGCGGTTGCCGAAGGTAATTCTTACACCGTTCTAGGTGGACGGTCACTGCCTGATCCGTGGGTCTTAAGCTGTAGGCATCGCCAAAGTAGGCGATCGCTTTTTGGAAGCTTCTGTCCATGTAGGCGGTACGCCCAAGATGATAGAGATCGAGAAAGTTCTTCGTGGAGTCGTCGAGATGCTGTCGATGGTCGCCGATCAACTCGTAAATACTGACGGCAGAATTTTTGCCCTTGACGCGAATTTTGTCTAACTCTCGTACCCAGATGCGATCGCGACACAAGTTGTAGGTAAACTCGCTCAAGATAATATCGCAGCCGTATTCCTTGGTGACGCTTTCCAGGCGAGAACTCAAGTTTACCCCATCACCAATCACCGTGTAGTCCATCCGTTTGTGAGAACCGATGTTTCCAGACACGACTTCTCCAGAACTCAGCCCAATGCCAATATGAATTTGCGGCTGGTTTTCAAATAAACGGCGGCGGTTAAACTCTGCCAACCTGCGGCGCATATCTAACGCCGACTGAACCGCCATCCAAGCATGATTTTCCGCCAAAGGCAGAGGGGCACCAAACACTGCCATCAAAGCATCGCCGATGAATTTATCCAAGGTGCCTTCGTGGTTAAATACTGCTTCTACCATCGTTTCAAAATACTGATTCAGCAGCGAAACCACTTCCGAAGCCCCTAGATTTTCCGTCAACGTGGTGTAGCCCCGGATGTCGGAAAATAAAATTGTCACCTCCTTGCGTTCGCTCATCATCAGCGCTTTATCACCCAGTGCCATGACTTGCTCTGCCACTCTAGGCGTCATGTAGCGATACAAGGTAGATTTCATCCGTTTTTCGTGGCTGATGTCTTCCAAGACCACCAAGCCGCCCCTGACGCCTCCTTCCGGGTTTGTGAGGGGATTCACGGTGAGATTCATACTCCGTTCAATTTCCTGGACTTGATCGGCACTCAAAATCTGATGACAATTGTGCGTACTGGCAGCGCCAGGACTGCATGATTCATTCCAAGGAATGAAAATGTTTGGGTTGAGGCGATCGCGGATTGCCAGAATATAAACTCCAGTAGGTTCTCCCTCCGAATCAGAGGCCACTTCAGAATTTAGAACTTCTGCTACCTGCTGACACTGGGCGCATTGTGCCTGCACGGACAATTCTGGCATTGCTCCCACTGCTACTGACTGGTGGCTTTTCTCTACATATAAACCTACTGTCAGGGTTTGCTCTGGCACATATTGCTTGGCACCCGTCTTCAGACTATCCTCAAGACGAAACTGAAGATGTTCGATGGGCACTACATCCCAAACGAAGCGACCGATTAATTTCTGCTCCCACAGATGCTTGTTGCTTTTACCAGTGGTTTCCCGAATCGGGCACCCTAGTAACTCCAGTGCAGCTTCGTTAATCGTGACAATCCGTCCCTGCATATCTGTAGAGATGACTGCATCTGAGAGACTTTGCAGGATATCTTTTTGATACTGCTTTTCCAACAACACATTCTCGAAGAGTTTGGCATTTTCCAGGGCAATCCCTGCCTGGATATTAAATGCCTGCATAAACTCTTCATCTGAACTCGTGAAGCTGCCGGGTTGCTTGTTAATTAACTGCGTAACGCCGATTAATTCCATTGATGAATTAAACACCGGCATACACAGGATATTGCGCGTCAAATAACCCGTTCGTTGGTCGGCGCTGGGATCGAACCGCGGATCTTTATAGGCATCCGGGATATTTAGCGGCTGACGAGTGGAGGCAACATAACCGGCAATGCCTTTGTTAGAAGGAATGCGAATTGGGATGATCTCCGTGCCATCTTTGTTGGCAACTTTCGTCCAGAG is part of the Coleofasciculus sp. FACHB-1120 genome and harbors:
- the lpxB gene encoding lipid-A-disaccharide synthase; protein product: MRIFISTGEVSGDLQGALLIEALYRQAQATGLELEIVALGGERMAAAGATLLSNTSGIGSVGLFESLPYVLPTLQVQRRAKQYLRENPPDLVVLIDYLGPNIGVGTYIQKQMPQVPVAYYITPQVWVWSPFKRDTTRIIEISDQVLAIFPEEAQYFQKRGASAAWVGHPLVDRMQKAPSREAARRILEIESEQIAIALLPASRPQELKYLMPVMFEAAKAIQNKLPQVHFWIPLSLEAYRLQIEAAIGRYGLNATLVAGKSQEVLAAADLAIAKSGTVNLELALLKVPQVVLYRVSRFTYWIARNLLKFSIPFMSPANLVMMRSIVPELLQDQATPENIVQEALELLLNPERRQQTVADYQEMRSSLGEVGVCDRAAKEIFQML
- the lpxA gene encoding acyl-ACP--UDP-N-acetylglucosamine O-acyltransferase; its protein translation is MIHPTAIIHPDAQLHPSVEVGPYAVIGEQVKIGAETTIGAHVVIEGPTEIGTQNHIFPGAAIGLEPQDLKYDGAKTWVKIGDGNRIREYVTINRATGEGEATVIGNGNLLMAYVHVAHNCAIADKVIISNAVSLAGHVQIDSRAVIGGVLGIHQFVHIGRGAMVGGMSRIDRDVPPYLLVEGNPSRVRSLNLVGLKRAGLSAAELGILKKAFRILYRSGLPLNQSLEQLDLLPDNEYLQHLRRFLQLSQAPGRRGPIPGKRTKNKDEE
- the fabZ gene encoding 3-hydroxyacyl-ACP dehydratase FabZ; translated protein: MSTLIEVNTPDAETATPQAKNVGEETAQNSQSAAKTILTIEDIQKLLPHRYPFALVDRIIEYVPGERAVGIKNVTFNEPHFQGHFPGRPIMPGVLIVEAMAQVGGIVLTQLPDIESGLFMFAGIDKVRFRRPVVPGDQLIMSVELLCVKRRRFGKMHARAEVDGQLATEGELMFSIVD
- the lpxC gene encoding UDP-3-O-acyl-N-acetylglucosamine deacetylase; the encoded protein is MKQHTLKGSFEQSGVGLHSGVPTHVRVLPAAAGEGRYFVRVDLTGAPVIPARVEAVSQTTLSTELASSREARVRTVEHLLAALAGSGVDNARIEIDGPEVPLLDGSALIWAEAIAQAGVVENDELIPDSTFKIEKPVWVYQGDAFVAALPAPELRFSYGIDFDSVAIGNQWHSWTPRQENFADAIAPARTFGLAHQIEQLQAAGLIKGGSLENALVCDSQEWLNPPLRFSNEPVRHKLLDLVGDLSLLGYFPQAHILAYKASHHLHIQLTQQLLQKVASRPE
- a CDS encoding BamA/TamA family outer membrane protein, translating into MRLSPFLLTILAASSACCVAFPARGQTTNSSPDTSEKMAAYGDYVEHTQADPGRDRPESQPTNNVVVNAVSAPETTPPGRALRPSSSLTEIVTRSTTAPAPVNVPVNVPVKPERVEVASSSRREPPPANNVVVNTMSVPTTKEPVGAKSPSSVLSQTPTTQSPSSPTPETEPVVPRTGEESTPQQETPDTIEFDLTPGTTGEPNLELPEPREQPVPTPEGGQPATTPETVQPAPTDQPEARVLVGEVVVTGVEGDLENEVYEAIRTRPGQTATRSQLQEDVNAIYATGFFSNARVEPQDTPLGVRVVFVVEPNPVLRQVVVVPVPADQNQRALPQKVIDDAFAPQYGRTLNIRELQEGIKKINQWYKENGYDLAQVVAAPQIAEDGTVRLEVAEGLIEDIEVRFLDKDGQPANDEGQPIRGRTRDFIITREIELNSGEVFNRTKAERDLRRVFRLGIFEDVRLSFRPGQDPRKVVVVVDVIEKNTGSVAAGAGISSASGLFGTISYQEQNLGGNNQKLGAELQVGQRELLFDVNFTDPWIAGDPYRTSYTVNGFRRRSISLIFDGGDTEVELPDGDRPRVLRLGGGVTFTRPLSRDVFADPEWRASLGLQYQRVSIRNSDGDISPKDELGNDLSFSGEGKDDLLTLQFGVVRDRRNSAVIPTSGSLLRLGVEQSLPVGVGGILFNRLRGSYSYYLPVRYTNFSPGPQALAFNVQAGTVLGDLPPYEAFSLGGSNSVRGFEEGDVGSGRSFIQATAEYRFPIFSIVGGALFVDAATDFGTGSTVPGDPAGVRGKPGSGFGYGLGVRVQSPLGPIRIDYGFNNEGDSRLHFGIGERF
- the purC gene encoding phosphoribosylaminoimidazolesuccinocarboxamide synthase; this encodes MSAQSTSLYEGKAKILYTTDDPDILLTHFKDDATAFNAKKRGQIVGKGEINCTIAAYLFQVLEASGIPTHFIDCPAPNQMRVQALKILPIEVVVRNIAAGSLCQQTGLPVGTVLPEPLVEFYFKNDDLGDPLLTRDRLMLLKLATPEQLDQLRSNALRINEILRDFFHQCRITLVDFKLEFGINRHGEMRLGDEISPDTCRLWDESEVDPDRRVLDKDRFRRDLGQVEDAYQQVLQRVLEQVTRKK
- a CDS encoding GAF domain-containing protein — its product is MTLSNTGSVLATLTQLTQLNRTSVLTSRVKDLSFGEFICLLDFITAEFQQFLRAIDMINNEALETMLEQVMDAFTLKMGQILQADLTTIFLVDEEKNQLWSKIPDTETGRATKQIRIPINIGVAGHVASTGETLNLPDPYSHPLFNKEVDERPGYRTHSLLCMPIYSSKNQIVAVVQLLNKAGDGPFTEEDEQGFRDFAASIGIILESCQSFYMAARKQRGAAALLRATTYLGQSLDLETTLRFVMEQARDLMQADRSTLFMLSKETGELWTKVANKDGTEIIPIRIPSNKGIAGYVASTRQPLNIPDAYKDPRFDPSADQRTGYLTRNILCMPVFNSSMELIGVTQLINKQPGSFTSSDEEFMQAFNIQAGIALENAKLFENVLLEKQYQKDILQSLSDAVISTDMQGRIVTINEAALELLGCPIRETTGKSNKHLWEQKLIGRFVWDVVPIEHLQFRLEDSLKTGAKQYVPEQTLTVGLYVEKSHQSVAVGAMPELSVQAQCAQCQQVAEVLNSEVASDSEGEPTGVYILAIRDRLNPNIFIPWNESCSPGAASTHNCHQILSADQVQEIERSMNLTVNPLTNPEGGVRGGLVVLEDISHEKRMKSTLYRYMTPRVAEQVMALGDKALMMSERKEVTILFSDIRGYTTLTENLGASEVVSLLNQYFETMVEAVFNHEGTLDKFIGDALMAVFGAPLPLAENHAWMAVQSALDMRRRLAEFNRRRLFENQPQIHIGIGLSSGEVVSGNIGSHKRMDYTVIGDGVNLSSRLESVTKEYGCDIILSEFTYNLCRDRIWVRELDKIRVKGKNSAVSIYELIGDHRQHLDDSTKNFLDLYHLGRTAYMDRSFQKAIAYFGDAYSLRPTDQAVTVHLERCKNYLRQPPSDAWDGVHTMTTK